In the Aristaeella hokkaidonensis genome, CATACGATCAACGGATTCTGCTTCGCGGCTATCGGCTTTGCGCTGGTGGATATGCTGAACCGGCATGAGCGGGTCTCCCTCCGGCTGTCTCCGGTTTTCCTGGCGATTGTGGCATTCTGCTTTTCCATGACTATCGGCGTACTGTGGGAGTTTTATGAATACGCGGGTGACCGGCTCTTTGTGCTGGATATGCAGAAGGATACCGTGATCCAGGAATTCAACTCCGTAACCCTGGATGAAACCCAGAACAACATTGCAATCCAGGTGAAAGACATCGCGGACGTGGCGGTGATCCATTCGGACGGAAGCATCCAACCGCTGGGAGTCGGCGGATACCTTGACTTAGGTATTCATGACACTATGAAGGACCTGCTGGTGAATATGGTGGGCGCGGTGGTGTTTTCCATTATCGGATACTGTTTTGTGAAGAAAAAGGGGAAAGGAAAGTTTGCACCCAGGTTCATTCCCCGGGTACTGACAGATGAAGAGAATCCGGAAAAAACGGAATGAATACAAAGAACTCAGGCTGCCGGCAAAGGCAGCCTGAGTTTATTTGTGTTTCAGTTATCAATTGCTTTAATCTTCAGATACCGCGTTCTTTTTCTTTGCTGCGTCATTGTAGATCTTATTCTGGGTGGCGGTGCCGGCTTTGCCGTCCGCGGTCAGGCCGTTGTTTTCCTGGAAAGCAATGACCGCCGCTTCGGTTTGTTCACCGAAATCACCGTCGACGCTGCCCTCCAGATAGCCAAGATCCTTCAGGCGGTTCTGCAGCTTTTTCACTTCGCTGCCCTTGCTGCCGCGCTCCAGGGTTTCACCACTGCCAGAGGCAGGCTTCGAACTGGTAGGCGCGTTGGAGGAGTACAGGGCTTCCAGGGTTTTCGGGCCAGCCTTGCCGTCCGCCCAAAGCTTGGCTTTCTTCTGGAATGCGATGACGGCTGCTTCGGTCGCGTCATCGTAGGTTCCGGAAGCAGAGCCGGACAGCCAGCCCAGCTCGATCAGGCGGTTCTGCATGGTTTTGACCTGCTTGCCTGATTTGCCCTGCTCCAGGTAAGTGTTTTCAGACACCTTCGGGACTGCAGTGGCTTTCGATTCCTTCGAAGAAGAGGAGGAAGATTCCTTGGCGGAGGAAGTATTCGAACTGTTCAGCTTGGACAGGGTCTTTTCCCCGACCTTGCCGTCCGCGGTCAGACCGTGATCCTTCTGGAAAGCGATAACGGCTTTCTCTGTTGCAGGACCGAAATCTCCGTCCGCGGATCCTTTGTAGTATCCCAGCTCCTTCAGGCGCTTCTGCACCTCGCGCACAGCATCGCTGTCAGTAAAGCCCTTCTGCAGGCTCTTGGGAGTGGGAGAGGGGGCGTCGGCCGGTACGGGGGTTGAGGTGGAGTTAGTGGTGATGATGGGGCCGGAGGTGTTAAAGTAATCCGGAACAGGGGTGCTTTCACTGCCCAGAGGCTGAGGAGTGGACGCCGCAGTCAGGTCTATCCAGCCGTTGGAGTCATCGGTAAAGGCCTGGTCTGTGCCGGAGGTGGGCTCCACATAATCAGTGGGTTCGGGTTCGGGAGTTTCCGTAGGCTGCTGGCTGACGTCCGTCGTATCCGGGAAGATGACCTGGGGCTGTGCCGGCGGAACCGTGGCAAACTGCCCAGGCGTACCCTGATAGTTGTTATTTGTTTCATCTGCTGAGTTGTGGCAGCCTGCCAGCAGCAGGCACAGTGCCGCAATCACAGCCAGTATGATCAATTTCGTTTGCTTTTTCATGATGCATTCCTTTCTGTATATCCGGGTTCCATTGCGCATTCCATGAACACGCGGGCAATCGGAAACATCGGCTGTATTCACGGGGGAGAGGGGAACCGGCCGAATCAGCTTCCATATATATA is a window encoding:
- a CDS encoding peptidoglycan-binding domain-containing protein, with translation MKKQTKLIILAVIAALCLLLAGCHNSADETNNNYQGTPGQFATVPPAQPQVIFPDTTDVSQQPTETPEPEPTDYVEPTSGTDQAFTDDSNGWIDLTAASTPQPLGSESTPVPDYFNTSGPIITTNSTSTPVPADAPSPTPKSLQKGFTDSDAVREVQKRLKELGYYKGSADGDFGPATEKAVIAFQKDHGLTADGKVGEKTLSKLNSSNTSSAKESSSSSSKESKATAVPKVSENTYLEQGKSGKQVKTMQNRLIELGWLSGSASGTYDDATEAAVIAFQKKAKLWADGKAGPKTLEALYSSNAPTSSKPASGSGETLERGSKGSEVKKLQNRLKDLGYLEGSVDGDFGEQTEAAVIAFQENNGLTADGKAGTATQNKIYNDAAKKKNAVSED